The Rhizobium leguminosarum region TACGGATTAGGCGGTGAGGGCGGCGTTCGCCCTGCCGTGGATTACATTCGCGACGTTCGCAAGCGCGCGCATTTGAAAGTCGTCAGCAATGGCTAACAAGAATATCCTGCTTATCGAGCCAGGCTACAAGAACAAGTATCCGCCATTGGGTCTGATGAAAATTGCCCAATATCATGGTCCTCGTGGCAAGCGTGACCGCGTCCGTTTCATCAAGGGCGAGGATCGCTCGGTGATGAATGAAGCGTGGGACCGGATTTATGTCACCACGCTGTTTTCCTTTGAATATCCGAAGATTTCGCAGTCGATCGATTTTGCACTGGAAGTGGCTAACGGCCAGGCAGACAAGGTTTTCGTCGGGGGGATTGCCGCTTCCCTCATGCATGAGCGGTTTCTCGATGAGCGTCGCTGGCATGGGATCCGGTTCATCAAAGGGCTTCTATCAGAGGCTCCCGCCGTCTCTCTGCAACTCGATGAGTTCGCCGAAGAGCTCTATTCCAGCGACACAGTGGGGAGACCGATTGAAGACCTTGTGCCCGACTATGATATTCTGACACAGATCGATTATCGGTATCCTGTGCGAGATGCCTATTTCGCCTACACGTCCCGTGGCTGCATTCGCAAATGCCATTTCTGCGGTGTGCCAAAACTGGAGGGGATGCAGCGCGACACCGAGTCATTGACCGACCTGGTTCGCGCCATCGATGAGCATTACGGTCCGAAGAAAGACCTGATCCTCATGGACAACAACGTCGTCGCGTCCGCCAGGTTCAAGGAAATCATCGCAGAAATTCGAGACCTTGGCTTTGTGCCTGGGGCAAAGCTCATGAGGCCCGGCGCTAAAGTCGCGGTTCAGCGGCGGGTCGACTTCAACCAGGGCGTTGACGCGCGGATCTTATGCAAGGATCCAATGTATCTGCGGGAATTGGCGACGATCTGCCTCAAACCACTGCGCATTGCATTTGATCATCTGGGTGTCAAAAAACCGTATGAACAGGCTGTGCGCTATGCGGCGGAATATGGGCTGACGGAATTATCGAATTACATGCTCTATAATTTCCATGACGGCCCAGAAGATCTTTTCGAGCGCATGCGCTTGAACGTGACCCTCAACGAGGAACTCGGCATCCGTATCTGGTCATTCCCGATGCGCTACCAGCCGACCAACCGCCCCAACCGCGGGCATATCGGTGAGAAGTGGTCCCGCTACCAACTGCGCTCGATGCAGATAGTGCTGCAGGCAACCCATGGCATCGTCAGTGGTGCGCCGGAGTTCTTCAAGCACGCATTCGGGGACACCTTCGAAGATTATGCGCGGATCTTGATGATGCCGCACGATTTCATATTCAATCGGACTTGGTACGAGCGATATGATCAGGATCAGAAACTATACGAATTTCAGACGGAGTTTGCCTCGTTGGATAACTACGAGCGGGCAGAGCTCATGGAGTTACTGTCGTCGCGGGATCCCCGTGAGTTCGTGATGCTGAGCGACTTTGCGGCCAACGATAAGGTCCGGCGCATTCTGCGGTTTTACATTCCGGTGTCCAAGGATGAACTGACCACGATCTGGGCGACGCAAAAAGAACTGGTCCGCCTGGAATCTATGTCTGACCTCGGGCTCGCGGAGGACGAGCGCGTTGAAGACGCTGGTTTGGACTATGACGAGGAGAGCATCGCCATCGCTGCAGAGCTCGCACCAAAGCAAAGGGCTGTTGCATGACGACCGAAGCCACTACACGGATGAATCGCTCCGCGCTTCTTGCTGCAAAAGCGGAAGGCCGGAGTGAGCCTCTCGAAGAGATCACGGTCGGCCGGGATGTCTTGGAACTGGTTTCCAGCGCGATGTACATCGATCCGATGACGATCTACCGCGAATATGTGCAAAATTCCGCTGATGCCATCGACGACGCGCGCAACAACGGCCTGATTTCTGCCGATGAAGCCGGGAAGGTTTTAATCACCATCGATCCCGCGGCGAGAAGCATACGGATCCGCGACAATGGAACCGGATTGTCGAATGCTGAGTTTTCTCGCAAGATGGCGGCGCTCGGCGCCAGCGGCAAACGTGGGACAAAGGCCCGAGGGTTTAGGGGCGTTGGTCGTCTCGCAGGACTCGGCTATGCGCAAGAATTGATCTTCCGCTCGCGTACAGCAGTTGATGCGACCGTGGCTGAATTAACATGGGATTGCCGGCGGCTGAAGTCGGCTTTGCGCGAAAGCGACGGCGACATCCAAAGCCTGATACGATCCGTTGCGACGTTGAGAAAGAAGCCGACCGAGGATTATCCAGAACGATTTTTCGAAGTCGAATTGCGCGGAGTTGTGCGACTGCGCAGTGACAAGTTGATGAGTCCGGCGGCCGTTGACGAGTACCTGGGTCAAGTCGCACCCGTTCCGTTCGCACCAGAATTTCGCTTTGCCGCCGAGATCCGTGACGCACTTGCGCCGGTTGTGGCGCTCGGAGATTTGGACATTCGCATTGAGGGGAACGAACGGCCGGTCTTCCGGCCGCACCGTGACATTCTCACGCCGATTGGCCACCCTGCAATTCGATTCAATCGACTTTCCGTCAGCGAAATCTCAGCAATCGACGGCGAACTTGCAGCGATTGTCTGGGTTCTTCACCATGACTACGAGGGCGCGCTGCCGAATGCTGCTGGCGTGAAGGGCTTGAGGCTCCGCTCTGGAAATGTTCAGATTGGTGAGCATAACCTCCTTGAGGAATTGTTCCCCGAAATACGGTTTAATGCGTGGGCTGTGGGTGAAATCCACGTTGTCGATCAAAAGATCGTTCCGAACGGGCGCCGTGATCACTTCGAGCAGAACGCTCATTATCACAATCTCACCAATCAGCTTGCTCCGCTTGCCCGAGATATCGCTCACCTGTGCAGGACGAGTTCGATTAAACGAAACTGGCTACGCGAAACCGAGCTTCAGCTGAGAGTAGCAAACGAGACGCTCGATATCCTTTCACAAGGGGTTCTCAGTGAGCCGGAGTATTTAAATTGGTGGGCCAAAGGCAACGATGCCTGCCAGAGGGCGAAGAAAGCACTTTCCCAGAAGGTGCTCCAGGATGAAGACCTTTCCGGGTACGCGAAGAAGGTTACACAGGTTGAAAATTCCCTTGAACTGTCAACGCGGCCACGATTAGCAGCAGTCAAGGGCGTCGCGGATAATGAAAGGGCGGCTTTTGCGCGCTTTTGCGAAGTGCTTTATCAGGTTTCATCCAGCCAGAGCGCTGCAAAGGCATTGGTCGATAAGGTCATGGCGAAGCTCGGCGATGGTGAGCCTATTCCGTGACGTTGTCCTTCCGAGCTGCAGCTTTCGATTGACGACAACTTCCGCCTGCATGAATATCGGCGCATAATAGAATCCTCGGGGCCACTATCCAGTTGAAAAACCGTTCATCTCCTGTTCGCGCTCGGGGTGCCAGCGTGACACGCGGCCAACCGCCTGCATATGAAAAATTAGCGCAGTTTTTCCTTCCGCTCACCGGGGTGCATGCCAATGACCTTGCAGCCGAAGGAGCCGACCTCCTGCAGGCGCCGCGGACGCTTGTCTACGTCGATACATCTTTCCTGATGTGGATGACCAGGATCGGAACCAAGTCGCGTAGCGAGCTTATCGCGTGGCTTACCGACTGGTGCGGCGCGCGCCTAGCAGTCCCGGCATGGTCTGCCCACGAATATTACCGTCATTTAAAAGACCGCACCATACTTGAGGAGCTTGCTACGCATCTGACAGGTATGCGGAACATCGCCGAGCACAGCTTTGACTTTCTCTACCCATTCCTCGATGAGCCACTCGGAGGTGCCTCAGACAACACGAGGCAGCTCGTTCGCACGCGCGAGGTGCTGAGTTCACTGGGCGGGCTTACCGAAATGTTGAGTGGTTGCAGTGAGCAATTTCACGCGAACGCGCGCGAAGTGACAATGTTTGCAAATGCTCACGCCCTCCGGGAAAGCGAACTCTTTGATTATTTTGATAACCTCGATGCGGTGGCATCTGCACGTTACGAAGGCAGGATACCCCCCGGTTACAAAGATCGAAAAAAGAAACCTCTCAAGGTCGAGGTCGAAGGGGAAATGGCCGAAGAGGGCCGGAACCGGGAGTGATCGACATGGCGTTATTGAGCGTGATCCGACGCTGGCATTTTAGAGAGCATTTATCGATCCGGGAGATTTGCCTCAGGACCGGCCTGTCCCGGAATACCATCCGCAAATATCTCCGTCTTGATGGCGTGGAGCCGAAGTTCAAGGTCCCGGACCGACCGAGCAAGCTTGACCCCTTTGCCGATAGACTATCGGCCTGGCTGAAGACGGAAGCGAACAAATCCCGCAAACAGAAGCGGACTCTCAAGCAGCTCCATGCCGACCTGCTGAGCTTGGGCTACGAGGGTTCCTATTGCCGTGTCGCCGCTTTTGCTCGGGATTGGAGAGCCGACCGGCAGAGAGAACTTCAGAGGTCGGGACGCGGAACATTCGTGCCTTTGGCATTCGAACCCGGTGAAGCGTTCCAGTTCGATTGGTCGGAAGATTGGGCCATTATCGGCAATGAGCGCACCAAGCTGCAGGTGGCCCATACGAAGCTGAGCTACTCCAGGGCCTTTATCGTCCGGGCCTATCTCCTGCAGACGCACGAGATGCTGTTCGACGCCCACAATCACGCATTTCGCGTCTTCGGTGGCATCCCCCGGCGCGGCATCTACGACAACATGAAGACGGCGATTGACAAGGTCGGCCGCGGCAAGGAGCGCGACGTCAACGGCCGCTTCCTGGCGATGGCCAGCCACTATCTGTTCGAACCGGAGTTCTGCAATCCGGCGTCCGGCTGGGAAAAGGGGCAGGTCGAGAAGAACGTCCAGGACGCTCGTCATCGCCTTTGGCAACCCGCCGATATCCGTAGGTCGGCATGTCGTCGATGATCGTCTTGATCTCATCCAGCAGTTCCTGATCGGCGAGCGGCGGCCGCCCTCGGGCTTTGGAAGGGCGTTGCTTCACACGTTCGGCGATGTTGGATCGGGCGACATCCAGGGTCTCGCACACCGCAGTCATCGCGAACCGTCCTTCGGCAACGAGAGCGAGCGCAACAGGTGTTTTTTTGACCCTGATGCTATCTCAAGCGCTTCCTTGAGGATTTCGCCTTCCATCGTCTTTTTGCCGAGGAGGCGCTGCAGCTCTTTCACCTGGTTCTGAAGTGCCCTGTATTCGGATGCCGGGACGACCTCTTCCTGTGATGCCGTCGCCGTCAGCGCACCCTGCGCCGCTAGTTTGCGCCAGGCGAACAGCTGGTTCGGCTGAATGCCATGCCGTCGGGCAACGATGCTGACCGTGACGTCAGGCTCGTAGGTCTCCTGGACTATCGCGAGCTTTTCCGCTGTCGACCAGCGACGGCGGCGCTCCGGGCCGGACAGCACTTCTATCTTAGGTATGTGACCGGTCATAATGGGCACATTACTCCTAACGCTTAACAAGTGGGAGATCGTGTCCGGGGATTTAGGGGGCCACTACACCACGTTGACGCAGGCTTTCATTATATGCCGGCCAATTCGTCACTTGATATTTCTGCTTGGCAATCTTGTCCCGCCGATCGGCATTGAACTTGTGCGGCATCGCCGAAATCCGGATCAAGAGACTGAAAACCACCGCTCAATATCGGTCGCCGGGTGATCCACGCAACAACGCCCTCGAAGGGCGCCCCAGTCCAAACCGGTACTACCTCCCATTGAAGGGAGGTCTTGATTGACCGCTCTTCCGACATCTAAGTTTTACAATCATACAGTAGACTCCTCTAATAAATCGGGGGCTACTATGGAAGAACTGACGATGTCTGAGGTCTTGACGGATCCGCTGATCCGCCAGATGCTTCGCGCCGACGGAGTTACCCTCGGATACTTCGCCAAACTGTTGGAAGAAGCGGCATCGAGGCGCAGCAGGAGCTTCTCCGTCGCCGGAGGGGACCCACCTCACGGAGACAAGGTTTCAGGCGGCATGCAGGGCTAGAGCAGATCCTGTTTAATCTGGGTCATATCCTGCGGCCTTGAAGTAGTTGGCGCATTCTGCCGGCGTGAAGCGGGGCATCAAGGCGCCCACCGCATCCCACAAAGCGTCGATCTTTCGCTCTGCCCGAGCCCGCAACATGGCTTTCAATTTCGAGAATGCGTTCTCAATGGGATTTGAAGTCAGGACTGTAGGGCGGCAGGAACATGAATTGGGCGCCCGCGCGCTCGATGGCATCGCGTACACCGGCTGTTTTGTGCGCAGGCAGATTATCCATCACGACGACGTCCCCGGTCTAGAGCACGTCCATTTTAATCGGGGTCATATCCGGCTGCTGCGAAGTAGGGGTCAGAACAAGAGCAGTTCGAAATCGTACGCGGCTTTTATCAACCAAAGACAGCAAACACCTTGTAATATAGGGTCTTGCATGCGATTCTTCGATCAGTCTCGAAGGAGATAAGTATGTCTGAAATGATGCTAGCAACGCTTTCCAATATTCGGACAGTTGAAGACATGGTTGCCGCGTTTAGGGATGAGGAGCATTGCCGTCGCTTGCTGGAAGGCATGGTATGGCCGAATGGCAGGGTCTGCCCCGCCTGTGGGTACAAACGCTCAATCGCGATAGCTGGCCGCGACGTGGGCAAGCGGCGTGCGCGGCCGGGTCTCTTTCAATGCTCCAGCGGTGATTGCCGGTTCCAGTTCACGGTGACAACACACACGCCCCTGCACGCCACGAAACTTCCCTTGAGCGTGTGGCTCAAGGCGATGTGGCTGTTGCTGCAGTCGGACAAGGGCTTGTCCTCGGTCCGTCTCGCCGAGACACTTGGGGTGAGCCAACCCACAGCCTGGCGGATCGGTCATGCGCTGCGTCTCATGGTCGCGCGCGAGAACATGCTCGACGGCACGGTAGAGATTGACCATTTCTATCTCGGTGGCGGGCCACGAAAGCATCCCGATGATCCATCGCTCGGAAGAGGCCGCAAGGGGCAAGCGAAAACGCTGAAGACGCCGGTCTTGGCGATTGTTCAGCGACCTGCAGACGTCTCCCCGGGTTCCGCTGCGGGCGACGCTCGCGCCGCCGTCGTTACCGGTCTTTCATTGCGTGCTGCCGTAGGTGCGATTGCGCCACAAGTTAAGCTTCAGGCACATTTGATGAGTGACGAAGCAAAGGCATTCATGGCTATTGGCGAGAGCTTTGCTGCACACGAGACGGTCAACCACACCAGCCGCGAATATGTCCGTGATACCGTCCACGTCAATTCGGTTGAAGGATTCAATGCTCGGGTCCGCCGAACCATCGCAGGCGTTTTTCATCACATCAGCCCGGCACTCGCCGACCTATATTTCCATGAAATGGGCTTCCGCTGGTCCCAGCGCATTGTCACCGGCCAAGCTGTGCGAAAAAGCCGAAATGGCAGGGAAAGCATGAAAACCCTTTGGAAGCGGGTGCCGCCGTCGCTGCAATTGCTGCAAGTGTTCCGCGCTGCTACCGGCCGTCAGATGCGCAGAAGCCCGCATGGCGGCATCATCATCAAATCGGCCGTAGCTGTCTTTGGTTGATAAAAGCCGCGTACGATTTCGCACTCCTCTTGTTCCGACCCCGAATCGTCTGACTTTATCGGCTGTTTCTTTTGCGATTATAGCATCGCCGATGAGTGTGCCCGATGCAGAACACCTCTATCGGTCGCAAACCAGTCGGTGAACAATTCCAGTCTCTGCGATTATTGTGATCATGTGGCCAATCGCCTGACTGAAGGGAACCGCCGGAAGATATCGTCAGATCGAGTGTGACTCTGCTTCTACGGAGGGCAGCAAAGCCCGCAGAGTGGCCTCGTCGTCGCGATGTATAGCGAGCACCGCCAACTTGCGCGCCCGCGTCAATCCGACATACAGAACCCGTAGCGCTTCTGACGTAGCGGATGAACGCAGCGCCCAGTCGGAAAGAACGCCGCTCTCGTTGTCGATCGCCAGACATACAGCGTCGTACGCCCGCCCTTTTGCCTCGTGAACTGTCGCAAAGGAAAGGGTTTCCTGGGCCTTTGGCATTTGCAGCTTTGCAGCCCAATCAGCCTTTGCGGGAAGCAGCTTTGTGCCCGACCCGCCTTTTATTATGCGAGATAAAGTCCCACGCGCGACCTCCAGCCACGTGTCCCACCCTGTCTCCCCGGCGGGCAGGGCTGCTGAGAGCGCATCGAGGGTCTCAACACTCCGCCGATATAGCGATCTTCTCAGGACTATATCGTTAGACAGCGGACGCAAGCTGGCGATATCGTCGGATGAAAAACCTTGAAACTCCATCAACAGCTGTATGCATGCGTTCACGGCCGCCTGTTGCTGCCTTGGTGCAGTTGACGTCGAATATTGGAATGCCGCATCGTAGAGCCGAAGAACCCTGCTTCCGCTGCGGAAGGCTTTGTCACTCAGATTGCCGGAAATGCGGAAGGCTAGGTTTCTCTTATGCGCTAGCACTATCGCATCATCGGGGTCAACGCCGTCTGCTGCGCGCACCAACGACATGAATGTCGACGAAACGGCTGTCTTCGAGCTTACCGAGTTATTGAAGGTGAGTAT contains the following coding sequences:
- a CDS encoding radical SAM protein translates to MANKNILLIEPGYKNKYPPLGLMKIAQYHGPRGKRDRVRFIKGEDRSVMNEAWDRIYVTTLFSFEYPKISQSIDFALEVANGQADKVFVGGIAASLMHERFLDERRWHGIRFIKGLLSEAPAVSLQLDEFAEELYSSDTVGRPIEDLVPDYDILTQIDYRYPVRDAYFAYTSRGCIRKCHFCGVPKLEGMQRDTESLTDLVRAIDEHYGPKKDLILMDNNVVASARFKEIIAEIRDLGFVPGAKLMRPGAKVAVQRRVDFNQGVDARILCKDPMYLRELATICLKPLRIAFDHLGVKKPYEQAVRYAAEYGLTELSNYMLYNFHDGPEDLFERMRLNVTLNEELGIRIWSFPMRYQPTNRPNRGHIGEKWSRYQLRSMQIVLQATHGIVSGAPEFFKHAFGDTFEDYARILMMPHDFIFNRTWYERYDQDQKLYEFQTEFASLDNYERAELMELLSSRDPREFVMLSDFAANDKVRRILRFYIPVSKDELTTIWATQKELVRLESMSDLGLAEDERVEDAGLDYDEESIAIAAELAPKQRAVA
- a CDS encoding ATP-binding protein, whose amino-acid sequence is MTTEATTRMNRSALLAAKAEGRSEPLEEITVGRDVLELVSSAMYIDPMTIYREYVQNSADAIDDARNNGLISADEAGKVLITIDPAARSIRIRDNGTGLSNAEFSRKMAALGASGKRGTKARGFRGVGRLAGLGYAQELIFRSRTAVDATVAELTWDCRRLKSALRESDGDIQSLIRSVATLRKKPTEDYPERFFEVELRGVVRLRSDKLMSPAAVDEYLGQVAPVPFAPEFRFAAEIRDALAPVVALGDLDIRIEGNERPVFRPHRDILTPIGHPAIRFNRLSVSEISAIDGELAAIVWVLHHDYEGALPNAAGVKGLRLRSGNVQIGEHNLLEELFPEIRFNAWAVGEIHVVDQKIVPNGRRDHFEQNAHYHNLTNQLAPLARDIAHLCRTSSIKRNWLRETELQLRVANETLDILSQGVLSEPEYLNWWAKGNDACQRAKKALSQKVLQDEDLSGYAKKVTQVENSLELSTRPRLAAVKGVADNERAAFARFCEVLYQVSSSQSAAKALVDKVMAKLGDGEPIP
- a CDS encoding PIN-like domain-containing protein; the encoded protein is MTRGQPPAYEKLAQFFLPLTGVHANDLAAEGADLLQAPRTLVYVDTSFLMWMTRIGTKSRSELIAWLTDWCGARLAVPAWSAHEYYRHLKDRTILEELATHLTGMRNIAEHSFDFLYPFLDEPLGGASDNTRQLVRTREVLSSLGGLTEMLSGCSEQFHANAREVTMFANAHALRESELFDYFDNLDAVASARYEGRIPPGYKDRKKKPLKVEVEGEMAEEGRNRE
- a CDS encoding IS1595 family transposase, producing MSEMMLATLSNIRTVEDMVAAFRDEEHCRRLLEGMVWPNGRVCPACGYKRSIAIAGRDVGKRRARPGLFQCSSGDCRFQFTVTTHTPLHATKLPLSVWLKAMWLLLQSDKGLSSVRLAETLGVSQPTAWRIGHALRLMVARENMLDGTVEIDHFYLGGGPRKHPDDPSLGRGRKGQAKTLKTPVLAIVQRPADVSPGSAAGDARAAVVTGLSLRAAVGAIAPQVKLQAHLMSDEAKAFMAIGESFAAHETVNHTSREYVRDTVHVNSVEGFNARVRRTIAGVFHHISPALADLYFHEMGFRWSQRIVTGQAVRKSRNGRESMKTLWKRVPPSLQLLQVFRAATGRQMRRSPHGGIIIKSAVAVFG